From the genome of Colletotrichum higginsianum IMI 349063 chromosome 4, whole genome shotgun sequence, one region includes:
- a CDS encoding PAB-dependent poly(A)-specific ribonuclease subunit PAN2 yields MDGDWDEVARIPFPPPGVHAMATPVTTMTFDTAQELLWTGNDYGRVTSFYGSELQRYTSFKAHTTPDGPVRQILVNDKGVVVLGSRDIHMASRKGPPIWHIRHDDMKDLRCMSFTSKGTSEILAAGLQDTMFVIDLAKGEVVKQVPTAHSYKVMKRSRYICAATKDGTVDLIDPVNFSVVKSWNAHSALISDMDAQHDFIVTCGYSLRQGQNYMLDPFLNVFDIKKMSSMSPIPFPAGAAFVRMHPRMSTTSIVMSQSGQMHVVDLMNPNTSNVRQANTMTYLTMFEIAPSGEAVALADAEFNIHIWGSPSKLRFVDFASQTEFATPEEPLPTVEWTADTPLNSIGMPYYREALLSAWPDLISDVGAPPTKLEPQFLAGLKQSELGLFGRNTRGLRRNQVEDTRNLDKGNASGILAPKFLSEKAREFAKTPVGNANDDERVDHVANSLIQMDIDPTKAECPPMYRNVEIKYSKFGVDDFDFGFYNRTQYSGLEIHIANSYANSLLQVMHFTPLIRNMALQHAATACVADTCLLCELGFLFDMLQKAEGSICQATNMLKTLSHHPQAGPLGLLEEDPNGSTLTVMLQGLTRFLLDKIVHDYRSIPPGSNTMEQMLATSATSSIRCMNCRSEYTRPGSTFVNDLMYPPSTGKNTGRSQKAPKVTFSQILKSSVERETTSKGWCSRCQRYQTIATRKTIHNIPAVFMLNTAIGNAEQRRYWSTPGFLPDEIGVIVDHGQFFCYEGEDLKLHLQRGIHNITVYSLVGMAMNIDPGPGQKPHLVAMVNVAHAQPAAPQTSQWHLFNDFLVRSVSTEEALSFHPGWKMPSVIAFQVKEANNKIDMDWKKNIDTSLLYEDTKLDPILSARLADRRLLTTLDSPHIDGKTYRALESSSEQPGPDSIVALDTEFVAVRQPEIEMNSDGERETIRPIVYALARASVVRGQGEDEGLPFIDDYISIREPIVDYLTSYSGITHDDLDPRVSKHNLVPLKVAYKKLWILLNLGCKFLGHGLKQDFRVINIHIPRSQVIDTIDLFFLKSRLRKLSLAFLAWYLLKEDIQLETHDSIEDARTALKLYRKYLEFEDAGVLEPMLQDIYRAGRDVNFRPPARSGQAADVQRTDTPPPLPTDGATVAPSTPGAPGIGSSSSGGFGAGSTWTPGKGSPLR; encoded by the exons ATGGACGGAGACTGGGACGAG GTCGCTCGCATCCCCTTTCCGCCTCCGGGCGTCCACGCCATGGCGACTCCCGTGACGACCATGACGTTTGACACCGCTCAAGAGCTGCTGTGGACCGGAAACGACTAC GGCCGCGTTACGTCCTTCTACGGCAGTGAGCTGCAGCGATACACCTCCTTCAAAGCACACACGACACCCGACGGCCCCGTGAGGCAGATCCTTGTCAACGACAAAGGCGTTGTGGTGCTGGGGTCGAGGGACATACACATGGCCTCGCGGAAGGGGCCCCCGATATGGCATATTAG ACACGATGACATGAAAGACTTACGATGCATGAGCTTTACGTCCAAGGGGACATCCGAGATCCTCGCTGCCGGACTCCAAGACACTATGTTTGTGATCGACCTAGCTAAGGGCGAGGTGGTCAAGCAG GTTCCGACCGCGCACTCGTATAAAGTGATGAAGAGAAGCAGATACATCTGCGCCGCCACCAAAGACGGCACGGTCGACCTGATCGACCCCGTCAACTTTTCCGTCGTCAAGAGCTGGAACGCCCACTCAGCCTTGATCAGCGACATGGACGCCCAACATGACTTCATCGTCACCTGCGGTTATTCGCTGCGCCAGGGTCAGAACTACATGTTGGATCCATTCTTGAACGTCTTCGACATCAAGAAGATGTCTTCAATGTCGCCAATACCGTTTCCTGCTGGCGCCGCCTTTGTCAGGATGCATCCGAGAATGTCGACGACTAGCATTGTTATGTCCCAGAGCGGGCAGATGCATGTCGTTGACCTGATGAACCCAAACACTAGCAATGTGCGGCAAGCCAACACCATGACATACCTGACCATGTTCGAAATCGCGCCGTCTGGGGAGGCCGTTGCTCTGGCAGACGCAGAGTTCAACATCCACATCTGGGGATCTCCTTCAAAGCTCCGCTTCGTCGACTTCGCGTCGCAGACAGAGTTCGCGACTCCCGAAGAGCCCCTGCCCACCGTAGAGTGGACTGCTGATAC GCCCCTGAACTCCATCGGCATGCCATATTACCGAGAGGCCTTGCTGTCCGCCTGGCCGGACCTTATCTCCGACGTTGGAGCGCCCCCTACTAAACTTGAACCTCAATTCCTTGCTGGTCTCAAGCAGTCCGAGCTGGGTTTGTTTGGACGCAATACTCGGGGGCTTCGAAGGAACCAAGTTGAGGACACCCGGAACCTGGATAAGGGAAACGCCTCGGGAATACTAGCGCCCAAATTTCTCAGCGAGAAAGCAAGAGAGTTTGCCAAAACTCCTGTTGGCAACGCGAACGATGACGAGAGGGTTGATCATGTTGCCAACTCCCTCATTCAAATGGATATCGACCCCACAAAGGCAGAGTGCCCTCCCATGTACCGGAATGTTGAGATCAAGTACAGCAAGTTTGGCGTCGATGACTTTGATTTTGG GTTCTACAACAGAACACAGTACTCTGGACTTGAGATCCACATCGCCAACTCTTACGCAAACTCCCTCCTCCAGGTCATGCATTTTACGCCGCTGATTCGAAACATGGCGCTCCAGCATGCAGCTACTGCGTGTGTTGCCGACACTTGCTTGTTGTGCGAGTTGGGTTTCTTGTTCGACATGCTCCAGAAAGCAGAGGGATCCATCTGCCAAGCGACCAATATGTTGAAGACACTCAGCCACCATCCTCAAG CCGGcccccttggccttctcgaggAAGATCCTAATGGTTCCACCTTGACGGTCATGTTGCAGGGCTTGACGCGATTCCTTCTGGACAAGATAGTACATGACTATCGATCTATCCCGCCGGGCTCGAATACGATGGAACAG ATGCTAGCAACGTCGGCGACAAGCTCAATTCGGTGCATGAACTGCAGGAGCGAGTACACTCGTCCTGGATCGACCTTTGTGAACGATCTGATGTATCCTCCATCAACAGGG AAGAACACGGGCCGCAGTCAGAAAGCACCGAAGGTGACCTTTTCTCAAATCCTCAAGTCCAGCGTCGAAAGGGAGACAACGTCCAAAGGCTGGTGCAGTCGATGCCAGCGGTATCAGACCATCGCAACCCGGAAAACAATACATAACATTCCCGCAGTGTTCATGCTGAACACTGCTATTGGAAACGCGGAGCAAAGACGCTACTGGTCAACGCCGGGCTTCCTCCCTGACGAAATTGGCGTCATAGTAGACCACGGTCAGTTCTTCTGTTACGAGGGGGAAGACCTGAAGCTCCACCTTCAACGCGGTATTCATAATATCACGGTGTACTCGCTCGTCGGAATGGCCATGAATATCGATCCAGGCCCGGGTCAGAAGCCCCATCTGGTCGCCATGGTCAACG TCGCCCATGCCCAGCCTGCAGCCCCACAGACAAGCCAGTGGCATCTCTTCAATGACTTCCTCGTTCGGTCGGTAAGCACTGAAGAAGCGCTTTCGTTCCATCCGGGATGGAAAATGCCGTCGGTCATCGCGTTCCAGGTCAAGGAGGCGAACAACAAGATCGACATGGATTGGAAGAAGAACATCGATACCTCGCTTCTATACGAGGATACCAAGTTGGACCCCATTTTGAGTGCTCGTCTCGCAGATCGTCGCTTGCTGACCACCCTCGATAGCCCCCACATTGATGGAAAAACATATCGCGCGCTTGAGTCGTCCAGTGAACAGCCCGGGCCGGACAGCATTGTGGCTCTGGATACTGAATTTGTCGCTGTTCGCCAGCCCGAAATCGAGATGAACTCCGatggtgagagagagacgatTCGGCCGATAGTGTACGCTCTCGCTAGAGCTTCCGTTGTCCGCGGCCAaggagaggacgagggcctcCCCTTTATTGACGATTACATCTCCATCAGGGAGCCCATCGTCGATTACCTGACATCGTACTCAGGTATCACCCACGATGATCTGGATCCCCGCGTATCGAAGCACAACCTCGTCCCTCTCAAAGTTGCTTACAAAAAACTTTGGATTTTGCTGAACCTCGGCTGCAAGTTCCTCGGCCACGGTCTCAAACAGGATTTCCGGGTCATCAATATTCACATCCCACGGTCTCAGGTTATCGACACGATTgatctcttcttcttgaaaTCGCGTCTGCGGAAGCTCTCGCTGGCGTTCCTTGCGTGGTATTTGTTGAAGGAGGATATTCAGCTAGAGACACACGACTCGATCGAGGATGCTCGGACGGCCCTGAAGTTGTATCGAAAGTATTTGGAGTTCGAAGATGCGGGTGTGCTGGAGCCGATGCTTCAAGATATCTACCGAGCTGGGCGTGACGTCAACTTCCGACCACCTGCTAGAAGCGGGCAGGCTGCGGACGTCCAACGGACGGATACACCGCCTCCACTGCCCACTGACGGAGCAACTGTGGCTCCATCGACGCCGGGTGCCCCTGGTATTGGGTCATCGTCGAGTGGCGGGTTCGGTGCAGGGTCGACTTGGACGCCCGGAAAGGGGTCGCCGCTTCGATGA